One stretch of Hemibagrus wyckioides isolate EC202008001 linkage group LG01, SWU_Hwy_1.0, whole genome shotgun sequence DNA includes these proteins:
- the LOC131353435 gene encoding myosin-7 isoform X2, whose translation MTDAQMAEFGAAASYLRKSDKERLEAQTRPFDMKKECFVPEPEEEYIKATIISRDGDKVTCDTSKGTTVTVKEADIHPQNPPKFDKIEDMAMFTFLHEPAVLFNLKERYAAWMIYTYSGLFCVTVNPYKWLPVYNQEVVLAYRGKKRSEAPPHIFSISDNAYQYMLADRENQSILITGESGAGKTVNTKRVIQYFASIAAGGIAKKDTSDKKGTLEDQIIQCNPALEAFGNAKTIRNDNSSRFGKFIRIHFGATGKLASADIETYLLEKSRVTFQLKAERDYHIFYQILSQRKPELLEMLLITANPYDYAFISQGETQVASINDAEELMATDEAFDVLGFTQEEKNSIYKLTGAIMHYGNMKFKQKQREEQAEADGTEDADKSAYLMGLNSADLIKALCHPRVKVGNEWVTKGQNVQQVYYAVGALSKAVYEKMFLWMVVRINQSLDTKQPRQYFIGVLDIAGFEIFDFNTFEQLCINFTNEKLQQFFNHHMFVLEQEEYKKEGIEWTFIDFGMDLQACIDLIEKPMGIMSILEEECMFPKASDTTFKAKLYDNHLGKSANFQKPRIVKGKPEAHFSLVHYAGTVDYNINNWLVKNKDPLNETVVGLYQKSTMKLLAILFQNYASADSAETGGKGKEKKKKGSSFQTVSALHRENLNKLMTNLRSTHPHFVRCIIPNETKTPGAMENPLVMHQLRCNGVLEGIRICRKGFPNRILYGDFKQRYRILNPAAIPEGQFIDSRKGAEKLLGSLDIDHNQYKFGHTKVFFKAGLLGLLEEMRDDRLALILTRIQARARGLLSRIEFQKIVERRDALLVIQWNVRAFMGVKNWPWMKLYFKIKPLLRSAEAEKEMANMKEEFLKLKEAYAKSEARRKELEEKMVSLLQEKNDLQLQVQAEQDNLCDAEERCEGLIKNKIQLEAKCKELTERLEDEEEMNAELTAKKRKLEDECSELKKDIDDLELTLAKVEKEKHATENKVKNLTEEMAALDEIIAKLTKEKKALQEAHQQTLDDLQSEEDKVNTLTKAKAKLEQQVDDLEGSLEQEKKLRMDLERIKRKLEGDLKLTQENIMDLENDKQQLEERLKKKDFEINQLNSKIEDEQAMASQLQKKLKELQARIEELEEELEAERAARAKVEKQRADLARELEEISERLEEAGGATAAQIEMNKKREAEFQKLRRDLEEATLHHEATAATLRKKHADSVADLGEQIDNLQRVKQKLEKEKSELRLELDDVVSNMEQIVKSKTNLEKMCRTLEDQMTEYRSKFEEGQRSINDLSMQKAKLQTENGELTRQLEEKDSLVSQLTRSKQSYTQQIEDLKRQLEEEVKAKNALAHAVQSARHDSDLLREQYEEEQEAKGELQRSLSKANSEVAQWRTKYETDAIQRTEELEDAKKKLAQRLQDAEEAVEAVNAKCSSLEKTKHRLQNEIEDLMVDVERSNAAAAALDKKQRNFDKILAEWKQKYEESQSELESSQKEARSLSTELFKLKNSYEESLDHLETMKRENKNLQEEISDLTEQIGESGKSIHELEKIRKQLEQEKTEIQSALEEAEASLEHEEGKILRAQLEFSQVKAEIERKLAEKDEEMEQAKRNHQRVVDTLQSSLESETRSRNEALRLKKKMEGDLNEMEIQLSQANRQAAEAQKQLKSLHGHMKDTQLHLDDALRANDDLKENIAIVERRNNLLQAELDELRSLVEQTERGRKLAEQELLDVSERVQLLHSQNTSLLNQKKKLEADTSQLQTEVEEALQECRNAEEKAKKAITDAAMMAEELKKEQDTSAHLERMKKNMEQTIKDLQHRLDEAEQIAMKGGKKQVQKLEARVRELENEVEIEQRKASDSVKGIRKYERRIKELTYQTEEDRKNLARLQDLVDKLQLKVKSYKRTAEEAEEQANSNLSKFRKIQHELDEAEERADIAESQVNKLRAKSRDTGSKKGHDEE comes from the exons ATGACGGATGCACAGATGGCAGAGTTTGGGGCTGCAGCTTCTTATCTGCGAAAGTCAGACAAGGAGCGACTAGAGGCCCAGACCCGGCCCTTCGACATGAAGAAAGAGTGCTTTGTCCCCGAACCAGAGGAGGAGTACATTAAAGCAACAATCATCAGTCGCGATGGTGACAAAGTCACCTGTGACACCTCTAAGGGAACG ACTGTGACTGTCAAAGAAGCAGACATTCACCCTCAGAACCCGCCAAAGTTCGATAAAATTGAGGACATGGCGATGTTCACCTTCCTGCATGAGCCTGCTGTGCTGTTTAACCTCAAAGAGCGTTATGCAGCCTGGATGATCTAC ACCTATTCAGGACTCTTCTGTGTAACTGTCAACCCCTATAAGTGGCTGCCAGTGTACAACCAAGAAGTTGTTCTAGCCTACAGAGGCAAGAAGAGGAGTGAAGCTCCTCCTCACATCTTCTCCATTTCTGATAACGCCTACCAGTACATGCTGGCAG acagGGAAAACCAGTCTATCCTCATCAC TGGAGAATCTGGTGCTGGAAAGACTGTGAACACCAAGAGAGTCATCCAGTACTTTGCGAGTATTGCTGCTGGTGGTATTGCCAAGAAGGACACCAGTGAtaagaag GGTACTCTGGAGGATCAGATCATCCAGTGTAACCCTGCTCTGGAAGCCTTTGGTAATGCCAAGACCATCAGAAATGATAACTCCTCTCGTTTT GGCAAATTCATCCGAATCCACTTTGGTGCTACTGGCAAGCTTGCCTCTGCTGACATTGAGACTT ATCTTCTAGAGAAGTCCCGTGTGACTTTCCAGCTCAAAGCTGAGAGAGACTACCATATCTTCTATCAGATCTTGTCTCAGAGGAAACCTGAGCTGCTCG AAATGCTGCTTATAACTGCTAACCCGTACGATTATGCCTTCATCTCCCAAGGAGAGACCCAAGTAGCCTCTATTAATGATGCTGAAGAGCTTATGGCTACTGAT GAAGCTTTTGATGTGCTGGGATTTACCCAAGAGGAAAAGAACAGCATCTACAAGCTGACTGGTGCCATCATGCACTACGGCAATATGAAGTTCAAGCAGAAGCAAAGAGAGGAGCAGGCTGAGGCTGACGGCACCGAAG ATGCTGACAAATCTGCTTACCTCATGGGCCTGAACTCTGCCGATCTCATCAAGGCTCTGTGTCACCCCAGAGTCAAAGTAGGAAATGAGTGGGTCACcaaaggacaaaatgtccagCAG gtGTATTATGCTGTTGGTGCGCTGTCAAAGGCAGTGTATGAGAAGATGTTCCTTTGGATGGTTGTGAGAATTAACCAGTCTCTGGACACCAAGCAGCCTCGCCAGTACTTCATTGGTGTGCTGGATATCGCTGGCTTTGAGATCTTTgat TTCAACACCTTTGAGCAGCTGTGTATCAACTTTACTAATGAGAAGTTGCAGCAGTTTTTCAACCACCACATGTTTGTGCTGGAGCAAGAAGAATACAAGAAAGAGGGTATTGAGTGGACATTCATTGACTTTGGCATGGACTTGCAGGCTTGTATTGATCTCATTGAAAAA cCCATGGGTATCATGTCCATCCTTGAAGAGGAGTGCATGTTCCCCAAAGCCAGTGATACCACATTCAAAGCCAAGCTTTATGACAATCACTTGGGCAAATCTGCTAACTTCCAGAAGCCCAGGATTGTGAAGGGTAAACCAGAGGCTCACTTTTCACTGGTTCACTATGCTGGCACTGTTGACTACAACATTAACAACTGGCTGGTGAAGAACAAGGATCCACTCAATGAAACTGTTGTGGGGCTATACCAGAAGTCCACAATGAAATTGCTTGCTATCCTTTTTCAAAACTATGCTAGCGCTGATTCAG CGGAAACAggtggaaaaggaaaggaaaagaagaaaaaggggTCTTCTTTCCAGACTGTGTCTGCCCTTCACAGG GAGAATTTAAACAAGCTGATGACCAACCTGAGATCAACTCACCCTCATTTTGTGCGCTGCATCATCCCCAATGAGACCAAGACTCCTGGGGCCATGGAGAATCCTCTAGTAATGCACCAGCTGCGCTGTAACGGTGTGCTGGAGGGCATCAGAATCTGCAGAAAGGGCTTCCCCAACAGGATCCTCTATGGGGACTTCAAACAGAG atacCGTATATTAAATCCTGCTGCTATCCCGGAGGGACAGTTTATTGACAGCAGAAAGGGAGCAGAAAAGCTGCTGGGATCCCTGGACATTGACCACAACCAGTACAAGTTTGGCCATACCAAG gtgttcttcAAGGCTGGTCTGCTGGGCCTCCTTGAGGAGATGAGAGATGACCGTCTTGCTCTCATCCTCACTCGTATTCAGGCCCGTGCTCGTGGTCTTCTTTCGAGAATTGAATTCCAGAAAATTGTTGAGCGGCg GGATGCCTTGCTAGTTATCCAGTGGAATGTCCGTGCTTTCATGGGTGTCAAGAATTGGCCCTGGATGAAGCTCTACTTCAAAATCAAACCACTGTTACGGTCAGCTGAGGCTGAAAAGGAGATGGCCAACATGAAGGAAGAATTCTTGAAGCTTAAAGAAGCCTATGCCAAATCTGAAGCCCGCAGAAAGGAGCTTGAGGAGAAAATGGTCTCACTTCTCCAAGAGAAAAATGACCTGCAACTCCAAGTCCAGGCT GAGCAAGACAATCTTTGTGATGCTGAGGAGCGATGTGAAGGTCTGATTAAGAACAAGATCCAACTTGAAGCTAAATGCAAAGAGTTGACTGAAAGACtggaagatgaagaggaaatgAATGCTGAGCTGACAGCTAAGAAGAGAAAGCTGGAGGATGAATGCTCTGAACTCAAGAAAGACATTGATGATCTGGAGCTTACTCTGGCCAaagtggagaaggagaagcatGCCACTGAGAATAAG GTTAAAAACCTGACTGAGGAAATGGCTGCTCTTGATGAAATCATCGCCAAGCTGACCAAGGAGAAAAAAGCTCTCCAGGAAGCTCATCAGCAAACACTGGATGATCTGCAGAGTGAGGAGGACAAAGTCAACACTCTGACCAAAGCTAAAGCTAAACTGGAGCAGCAAGTTGATGAT CTTGAGGGCTCACTGGAACAGGAAAAGAAGCTTCGCATGGACCTTGAGAGAATTAAGAGAAAACTTGAAGGCGACTTAAAATTGACTCAGGAGAATATTATGGACCTGGAAAATGATAAGCAACAGCTGGAGGAAAGGCTGAAAAA GAAAGATTTTGAGATCAACCAACTCAACAGCAAAATTGAGGATGAACAAGCAATGGCATCCCAACTTCAAAAGAAACTTAAGGAGTTGCAG GCCCGTATAGAAGAGCTTGAAGAAGAGTTGGAGGCTGAGAGAGCTGCTCGTGCCAAGGTTGAGAAGCAAAGGGCAGATTTGGCTCGAGAACTGGAGGAGATCAGCGAGAGGCTGGAGGAGGCCGGTGGAGCCACAGCTGCCCAGATTGAAATGAACAAGAAGAGAGAGGCTGAGTTCCAGAAACTGCGCAGAGACCTTGAAGAGGCCACCCTGCATCATGAGGCCACTGCTGCAACTTTAAGAAAGAAACATGCTGACAGTGTAGCAGATCTGGGAGAGCAGATTGACAACCTTCAGAGAGTCAAGCAGAAGCTTGAGAAGGAGAAGAGTGAACTGAGACTGGAGCTGGACGATGTGGTCTCCAACATGGAGCAGATTGTTAAATCCAAG ACAAACCTTGAAAAGATGTGCCGGACTCTTGAGGACCAGATGACTGAGTATAGGAGTAAATTTGAGGAAGGACAACGCAGCATCAATGACCTCAGCATGCAAAAAGCTAAACTGCAAACTGAGAATG GTGAACTCACAAGACAACTGGAAGAGAAGGATTCCTTGGTCTCTCAGCTGACCAGAAGCAAGCAGTCCTATACCCAACAGATTGAGGATCTTAAGAGACAACTTGAAGAAGAAGTCAAG GCCAAGAACGCTCTGGCTCATGCAGTGCAGTCGGCTCGTCATGATTCTGACCTGCTCAGAGAGCAGTATGAAGAGGAGCAGGAGGCTAAGGGTGAGCTACAGCGCAGTCTCTCCAAAGCAAACTCTGAGGTAGCTCAGTGGAGAACCAAGTATGAAACTGATGCCATCCAGAGAACAGAAGAGCTGGAGGATGCAAA GAAGAAACTTGCTCAGCGTCTGCAAGATGCAGAGGAAGCTGTGGAAGCTGTAAATGCCAAATGTTCCTCTCTGGAGAAGACTAAACACAGACTGCAGAATGAGATTGAAGATCTTATGGTTGATGTGGAAAGGTccaatgctgctgctgctgctctggaCAAGAAGCAAAGGAACTTTGACAAG ATCCTGGCTGAGTGGAAGCAGAAATATGAAGAATCGCAGTCTGAGCTGGAGAGCTCCCAAAAAGAGGCCAGATCTCTAAGCACTGAACTCTTCAAACTGAAGAACTCTTACGAGGAGTCCCTTGATCATCTGGAGACCATGAAGAGGGAGAACAAAAACCTCCAAG AGGAAATTTCTGACCTCACTGAACAAATTGGTGAAAGTGGCAAGAGCATCCATGAACTGGAGAAAATCCGTAAACAGCTGGAGCAAGAAAAGACTGAGATTCAGTCTGCACTGGAGGAGGCTGAG gCGTCCCTTGAGCATGAAGAAGGAAAGATCTTGAGGGCCCAACTGGAATTCAGCCAGGTAAAGGCTGAAATTGAGCGTAAACTGGCAGAAAAGGATGAGGAAATGGAGCAGGCCAAGAGGAATCACCAAAGAGTGGTGGACACCCTGCAAAGCTCTCTAGAATCTGAGACTCGCAGTAGAAATGAGGCCCTGAggctgaagaagaagatggagggAGACTTAAATGAGATGGAGATCCAGCTTAGCCAGGCTAACAGGCAGGCTGCAGAGGCCCAGAAACAACTCAAGAGTCTCCATGGACATATGAAG GATACTCAACTGCACCTGGATGATGCTCTCCGTGCTAACGATGATCTCAAAGAGAACATTGCTATTGTGGAGAGACGCAACAATCTGCTGCAGGCTGAACTGGATGAACTGAGATCCCTGGTAGAGCAGACCGAGAGAGGCCGCAAACTGGCTGAGcaggaactgctggatgtcAGTGAGAGGGTTCAGCTACTGCACTCTCAG AACACTAGCTTGCTGAACCAGAAGAAGAAACTAGAGGCAGACACTTCTCAGCTTCAGACTGAGGTAGAGGAGGCTTTACAAGAGTGCAGGAATGCTGAGGAAAAAGCCAAAAAAGCCATCACTGATGCTGCCATGATGGCAGAAGAGCTGAAGAAGGAGCAGGACACCAGTGCTCACCTGGAGCGCATGAAGAAGAACATGGAGCAGACCATTAAAGACCTCCAGCACCGTCTGGATGAAGCTGAGCAAATTGCCATGAAAGGTGGCAAGAAGCAGGTCCAGAAGCTGGAAGCTAGA GTGAGAGAGCTTGAAAATGAGGTGGAGATAGAACAGAGAAAGGCCAGTGATTCTGTGAAAGGTATTCGTAAATATGAGAGACGAATCAAGGAGCTAACTTACCAG ACTGAAGAAGACCGCAAGAATCTGGCACGTCTTCAGGACCTGGTAGACAAACTGCAGTTGAAAGTCAAGTCCTACAAGAGAACTGCAGAGGAAGCT GAGGAGCAGGCCAATTCCAATCTGTCCAAGTTCCGGAAGATACAGCATGAGCTGGATGAGGCAGAGGAAAGGGCTGATATTGCTGAATCCCAGGTGAACAAGCTGAGAGCCAAAAGCCGTGACACTGGCTCCAAG AAAGGGCATGATGAAGAGTGA